In Aquiflexum balticum DSM 16537, a single genomic region encodes these proteins:
- a CDS encoding transposase: protein MSNWKSEKHFTSWLGLSPGQNHSGKTRRSKSKGKPRAGQIFRTIAQSLLTSKRIALGEFGRRIRARKGSRIAVKAVARKLAEQYWRLIVKGQDFVEKGVEEYKNRLLAQKGKYFQKLAIELDEKTAVMEISHNQYIT from the coding sequence TTGAGCAATTGGAAAAGTGAGAAACACTTTACAAGTTGGCTTGGATTATCGCCGGGACAAAACCATTCCGGCAAGACACGAAGGAGTAAATCGAAGGGGAAACCAAGGGCAGGTCAAATTTTCCGTACTATAGCCCAATCACTGCTTACAAGTAAGCGTATTGCATTGGGAGAATTTGGACGGAGGATCAGGGCAAGAAAAGGATCAAGAATCGCGGTAAAGGCAGTAGCAAGAAAATTGGCCGAGCAATACTGGCGGCTCATAGTGAAAGGTCAGGATTTTGTGGAAAAAGGTGTAGAGGAATACAAAAACCGTTTATTGGCCCAAAAGGGGAAGTATTTCCAAAAGCTTGCCATTGAACTCGATGAGAAAACGGCAGTGATGGAAATATCTCATAACCAATACATTACATGA